A stretch of the Enterobacter mori genome encodes the following:
- a CDS encoding LacI family DNA-binding transcriptional regulator gives MDKRLKITEIAARTQLSISTVSRVLAGKANTSEKARAKVLACARELGVMEGMAAGRLLLNSLVVFAPQRAFDERSDIFYYRVIQSVSKGLASHDVRLRYCALEENDSDAQLFLARMNEVDTQAAILLGIDDPHIHDLAVDVGKPCMLINCRDRHMRLPAVAPDHRAIGERAAEYLFEMGHREVMNVLCLRRYTMEMRLSGIRDAWQSHNLKFNDKCDLLVVPSFSAKETEQLVSEWLNQQKGKDLPTAFLVGGDFMAAGTISALQNHGLRVPQDVSVMSIDGFNLAAIQDVPLTAVHVPRDELGTEAVYMLQQRLMRPDAPVGTLLLNGTLTVRESVRRIRQGKRRTAVEREGLYDS, from the coding sequence ATGGACAAAAGGCTAAAAATCACCGAAATCGCCGCCCGTACGCAGCTCTCGATCAGCACCGTCTCGCGGGTGCTGGCGGGGAAAGCGAATACCAGTGAAAAGGCGCGCGCAAAGGTGCTGGCGTGCGCCCGAGAGCTGGGCGTGATGGAGGGTATGGCGGCAGGGCGGTTGCTGCTCAATAGCCTGGTGGTTTTTGCCCCCCAGCGCGCCTTCGACGAGCGGTCCGACATCTTTTACTACCGCGTGATCCAGAGCGTGAGTAAAGGCCTGGCGTCCCACGATGTGCGCCTTCGCTACTGCGCGCTGGAAGAGAACGACAGCGACGCGCAGCTGTTTCTGGCGCGGATGAACGAAGTGGACACCCAGGCGGCGATCCTTCTTGGTATCGACGATCCGCATATCCACGATCTGGCAGTAGACGTGGGGAAACCCTGCATGCTGATTAACTGCAGGGACCGCCACATGCGCCTGCCTGCCGTCGCGCCGGATCATCGTGCGATTGGCGAGCGGGCGGCGGAGTACCTGTTCGAGATGGGACACCGTGAGGTGATGAACGTGCTGTGCCTGCGTCGCTACACCATGGAGATGCGCCTGTCGGGGATCCGCGATGCGTGGCAGTCCCATAACCTGAAGTTCAACGACAAATGCGATCTGCTGGTGGTGCCCAGCTTCAGCGCCAAAGAGACGGAACAACTGGTCAGCGAGTGGCTTAACCAGCAGAAGGGAAAGGATCTGCCGACGGCGTTCCTGGTCGGCGGCGACTTTATGGCGGCGGGCACCATTAGCGCCTTACAAAACCACGGTCTGCGCGTGCCGCAGGACGTGTCGGTGATGAGCATTGACGGGTTTAACCTGGCGGCAATCCAGGATGTGCCTCTGACGGCCGTGCACGTTCCCCGCGATGAGCTGGGAACAGAAGCAGTTTATATGCTCCAGCAGCGGCTCATGCGCCCGGACGCACCGGTGGGGACGTTACTGCTTAACGGCACGCTGACCGTAAGGGAATCGGTACGGCGGATACGTCAGGGGAAACGACGCACCGCCGTGGAGCGGGAAGGGCTGTACGACAGTTAG